Proteins co-encoded in one Salvia splendens isolate huo1 chromosome 4, SspV2, whole genome shotgun sequence genomic window:
- the LOC121798382 gene encoding uncharacterized protein LOC121798382 isoform X2, translating to MDKENAEPAAKNDSLWNLKSIFSKKTSAAAAENPPNDNPPLPFLAAHTNSVVSRCSKILGISAKELQALFDVELPDNLRQPPSYARNFLEFCSYKALHLATTKPNYLTDKEFCHLTFDMMVAWDDPGVDSNLIDKETASCSNQDVEGEDGWSLFYFNSTKMAFQVDDKKTVGPEAFARIAPACPIIADVTTVHNLFDVLTSSSGSRLHFLKYDKYLRSLDKVAKSAQNALGPQAIAALSLADDEIIIDVDGTVPTQPVLQHIGMSAWPGRLTLTNHALYFEPGVGLYDKAVKYDLATDMKQVVKPELTGPLGARLFDKAVMYKSTTTAEPVYLEFPEFKGCSRRDYWLDICLEILRAHRFNRKYSLKGNQQSEVLARAILGIFQFHAVREAFRIALSNYKALLCFNLAESLPGGDMIIETLASQIALITPSAGQQEVSVSPNANRQPIFPVAFLTLIRLRIVSPKEGEVNVEATYPAGNLHVGVANPLEAVVKQLEQNTGKAEAAQATVDQVKVEGIDTNVAVMKELLFPVIEIYSRIERLASWNDPYKSLMFVVIFSYLIVRGWSKYLVPSILVFIALVMLWRKYFWRRRQLEACKIVAPPSKNAVEQLLLLQEAISQIESLIQSGNVALLKIRALLFAVAPQATDKLSVVLFAMALGLVFVPVRYVILMGFLEYFTRYMPLRREDTERGMRRLKEWWIRIPAAPVQIVKPDDKKRK from the exons ATGGACAAGGAGAATGCAGAACCGGCGGCAAAGAACGACAGTCTCTGGAATTTGAAATCAATTTTCTCAAAGAAGACCAGCGCCGCCGCTGCCGAGAACCCGCCCAACGACAATCCGCCGCTTCCTTTTCTCGCAGCTCACACCAACTCCGTTGTTTCTCGTTGCTCCAA GATTCTTGGCATATCAGCCAAAGAGTTACAGGCCCTATTCGATGTTGAGCTACCTGATAATCTTAGGCAACCTCCATCCTATGCTAGGAACTTCCTTGAATTCTGCTCGTATAAAGCACTACATTTGGCCACCACAAAACCCAATTATTTAACTGACAAGGAATTTTGCCACCTGACATTTGATATGATGGTCGCATGGGATGATCCTGGTGTTGATAGTAACCTCATAGATAAA GAAACAGCATCTTGCAGCAATCAGGACGTGGAGGGTGAAGATGGTTggtcattattttatttcaattcaacCAAAATGGCTTTTCAG GTTGATGACAAGAAAACTGTTGGGCCAGAGGCTTTTGCTCGGATAGCTCCTGCCTGTCCAATTATTGCAGATGTAACCACGGTTCACAATCTTTTTGATGTTCTGACCAGTTCTTCAGGTTCCCGACTTCATTTTCTGAAATACGACAAATACCTTCGGAGTCTTGATAA GGTTGCAAAGTCAGCACAAAATGCATTGGGACCACAGGCCATTGCCGCTCTTTCACTTGCTGATGATGAAATTATTATAGATGTTGATGGCACAGTTCCTACACAGCCAGTTTTACAGCATATTGGCATGTCTGCATGGCCAG GGCGGTTGACATTAACAAACCATGCTCTTTACTTTGAGCCTGGCGTTGGTTTATATGACAAAGCTGTAAAATACGATCTAGCTACTGACATGAAACAAGTTGTAAAGCCTGAATTAACTGGACCACTGGGTGCTCGTCTCTTTGATAAAGCTGTTATGTACAAGTCAACAACCAC AGCAGAGCCTGTGTATCTGGAATTTCCTGAATTCAAAGGTTGCTCGAGGAGAGACTATTGGCTAGATATATGTCTGGAGATTCTACGTGCCCACAGGTTCAATAGGAAATATAGTTTAAAGGGAAATCAGCAATCAGAAGTGCTTGCTCGGGCGATTCTTGGAATTTTTCAGTTTCATGCAGTTAGAGAGGCCTTCCGCATCGCATTGTCCAACTACAAAGCATTGTTGTGTTTTAACTTGGCTGAAAGTCTTCCAGGGGGAGATATGATAATAGAAACTCTAGCGAGTCAAATTGCCCTCATAACTCCTAGTGCTGGCCAACAAGAGGTTTCTGTTTCTCCAAATGCAAATAGACAGCCCATATTCCCTGTTGCATTTCTGACGCTTATTAGACTAAGAATTGTTTCACCGAAAGAGGGAGAAGTAAATGTAGAAGCAACATATCCTGCTGGGAATCTTCATGTTGGTGTAGCAAATCCTCTAGAAGCTGTCGTGAAGCAGTTGGAACAGAACACTGGAAAGGCTGAAGCTGCTCAAGCCACTGTGGATCAAGTGAAAGTTGAAGGGATCGATACAAATGTAGCAGTGATGAAG GAGTTGCTCTTCCCAGTTATTGAGATATATAGCCGGATTGAACGTCTGGCTTCCTGGAACGATCCCTACAAGTCATTGATGTTTGTGGTAATATTTAGCTATTTGATAGTTAG GGGTTGGAGCAAGTACTTAGTACCATCCATTTTGGTATTTATAGCACTCGTGATGCTGTGGCGCAAATATTTTTGGAGAAGAAGACAACTGGAGGCATGCAAAATTGTAGCTCCTCCTAGTAAGAATGCAGTGGAGCAGCTGCTACTATTACAAGAAGCAATATCGCAAATTGAGTCATTAATCCAAAGTGGCAATGTCGCTCTTCTAAAAATAAGAGCACTTCTTTTTGCTGTTGCACCACAG GCGACGGATAAGCTGAGTGTGGTGTTGTTTGCAATGGCTTTGGGACTTGTATTTGTGCCAGTGAGATATGTGATCTTGATGGGTTTTCTGGAGTATTTCACGAGATATATGCCGCTGAGAAGGGAAGATACTGAAAGAGGGATGAGAAGGTTGAAGGAATGGTGGATCAGGATACCAGCAGCTCCTGTTCAGATTGTCAAGCCAGATGACAAAAAGAGGAAATGA
- the LOC121798382 gene encoding uncharacterized protein LOC121798382 isoform X1: MDKENAEPAAKNDSLWNLKSIFSKKTSAAAAENPPNDNPPLPFLAAHTNSVVSRCSKILGISAKELQALFDVELPDNLRQPPSYARNFLEFCSYKALHLATTKPNYLTDKEFCHLTFDMMVAWDDPGVDSNLIDKETASCSNQDVEGEDGWSLFYFNSTKMAFQVVITQMSSVLVLTIKKLMLHMFWKFFIYEFVISYYQHHLCQLCYCKHKVDDKKTVGPEAFARIAPACPIIADVTTVHNLFDVLTSSSGSRLHFLKYDKYLRSLDKVAKSAQNALGPQAIAALSLADDEIIIDVDGTVPTQPVLQHIGMSAWPGRLTLTNHALYFEPGVGLYDKAVKYDLATDMKQVVKPELTGPLGARLFDKAVMYKSTTTAEPVYLEFPEFKGCSRRDYWLDICLEILRAHRFNRKYSLKGNQQSEVLARAILGIFQFHAVREAFRIALSNYKALLCFNLAESLPGGDMIIETLASQIALITPSAGQQEVSVSPNANRQPIFPVAFLTLIRLRIVSPKEGEVNVEATYPAGNLHVGVANPLEAVVKQLEQNTGKAEAAQATVDQVKVEGIDTNVAVMKELLFPVIEIYSRIERLASWNDPYKSLMFVVIFSYLIVRGWSKYLVPSILVFIALVMLWRKYFWRRRQLEACKIVAPPSKNAVEQLLLLQEAISQIESLIQSGNVALLKIRALLFAVAPQATDKLSVVLFAMALGLVFVPVRYVILMGFLEYFTRYMPLRREDTERGMRRLKEWWIRIPAAPVQIVKPDDKKRK; the protein is encoded by the exons ATGGACAAGGAGAATGCAGAACCGGCGGCAAAGAACGACAGTCTCTGGAATTTGAAATCAATTTTCTCAAAGAAGACCAGCGCCGCCGCTGCCGAGAACCCGCCCAACGACAATCCGCCGCTTCCTTTTCTCGCAGCTCACACCAACTCCGTTGTTTCTCGTTGCTCCAA GATTCTTGGCATATCAGCCAAAGAGTTACAGGCCCTATTCGATGTTGAGCTACCTGATAATCTTAGGCAACCTCCATCCTATGCTAGGAACTTCCTTGAATTCTGCTCGTATAAAGCACTACATTTGGCCACCACAAAACCCAATTATTTAACTGACAAGGAATTTTGCCACCTGACATTTGATATGATGGTCGCATGGGATGATCCTGGTGTTGATAGTAACCTCATAGATAAA GAAACAGCATCTTGCAGCAATCAGGACGTGGAGGGTGAAGATGGTTggtcattattttatttcaattcaacCAAAATGGCTTTTCAGGTGGTTATCACTCAAATGAGTTCAGTGTTAGTATTGACTATTAAGAAACTCATGCTACATATGTTctggaaattttttatttatgaatttgTTATATCATATTACCAGCACCATTTATGTCAATTATGTTATTGCAAACATAAGGTTGATGACAAGAAAACTGTTGGGCCAGAGGCTTTTGCTCGGATAGCTCCTGCCTGTCCAATTATTGCAGATGTAACCACGGTTCACAATCTTTTTGATGTTCTGACCAGTTCTTCAGGTTCCCGACTTCATTTTCTGAAATACGACAAATACCTTCGGAGTCTTGATAA GGTTGCAAAGTCAGCACAAAATGCATTGGGACCACAGGCCATTGCCGCTCTTTCACTTGCTGATGATGAAATTATTATAGATGTTGATGGCACAGTTCCTACACAGCCAGTTTTACAGCATATTGGCATGTCTGCATGGCCAG GGCGGTTGACATTAACAAACCATGCTCTTTACTTTGAGCCTGGCGTTGGTTTATATGACAAAGCTGTAAAATACGATCTAGCTACTGACATGAAACAAGTTGTAAAGCCTGAATTAACTGGACCACTGGGTGCTCGTCTCTTTGATAAAGCTGTTATGTACAAGTCAACAACCAC AGCAGAGCCTGTGTATCTGGAATTTCCTGAATTCAAAGGTTGCTCGAGGAGAGACTATTGGCTAGATATATGTCTGGAGATTCTACGTGCCCACAGGTTCAATAGGAAATATAGTTTAAAGGGAAATCAGCAATCAGAAGTGCTTGCTCGGGCGATTCTTGGAATTTTTCAGTTTCATGCAGTTAGAGAGGCCTTCCGCATCGCATTGTCCAACTACAAAGCATTGTTGTGTTTTAACTTGGCTGAAAGTCTTCCAGGGGGAGATATGATAATAGAAACTCTAGCGAGTCAAATTGCCCTCATAACTCCTAGTGCTGGCCAACAAGAGGTTTCTGTTTCTCCAAATGCAAATAGACAGCCCATATTCCCTGTTGCATTTCTGACGCTTATTAGACTAAGAATTGTTTCACCGAAAGAGGGAGAAGTAAATGTAGAAGCAACATATCCTGCTGGGAATCTTCATGTTGGTGTAGCAAATCCTCTAGAAGCTGTCGTGAAGCAGTTGGAACAGAACACTGGAAAGGCTGAAGCTGCTCAAGCCACTGTGGATCAAGTGAAAGTTGAAGGGATCGATACAAATGTAGCAGTGATGAAG GAGTTGCTCTTCCCAGTTATTGAGATATATAGCCGGATTGAACGTCTGGCTTCCTGGAACGATCCCTACAAGTCATTGATGTTTGTGGTAATATTTAGCTATTTGATAGTTAG GGGTTGGAGCAAGTACTTAGTACCATCCATTTTGGTATTTATAGCACTCGTGATGCTGTGGCGCAAATATTTTTGGAGAAGAAGACAACTGGAGGCATGCAAAATTGTAGCTCCTCCTAGTAAGAATGCAGTGGAGCAGCTGCTACTATTACAAGAAGCAATATCGCAAATTGAGTCATTAATCCAAAGTGGCAATGTCGCTCTTCTAAAAATAAGAGCACTTCTTTTTGCTGTTGCACCACAG GCGACGGATAAGCTGAGTGTGGTGTTGTTTGCAATGGCTTTGGGACTTGTATTTGTGCCAGTGAGATATGTGATCTTGATGGGTTTTCTGGAGTATTTCACGAGATATATGCCGCTGAGAAGGGAAGATACTGAAAGAGGGATGAGAAGGTTGAAGGAATGGTGGATCAGGATACCAGCAGCTCCTGTTCAGATTGTCAAGCCAGATGACAAAAAGAGGAAATGA
- the LOC121798382 gene encoding uncharacterized protein LOC121798382 isoform X4, which translates to MDKENAEPAAKNDSLWNLKSIFSKKTSAAAAENPPNDNPPLPFLAAHTNSVVSRCSKILGISAKELQALFDVELPDNLRQPPSYARNFLEFCSYKALHLATTKPNYLTDKEFCHLTFDMMVAWDDPGVDSNLIDKETASCSNQDVEGEDGWSLFYFNSTKMAFQVVITQMSSVLVLTIKKLMLHMFWKFFIYEFVISYYQHHLCQLCYCKHKVDDKKTVGPEAFARIAPACPIIADVTTVHNLFDVLTSSSGSRLHFLKYDKYLRSLDKVAKSAQNALGPQAIAALSLADDEIIIDVDGTVPTQPVLQHIGMSAWPGRLTLTNHALYFEPGVGLYDKAVKYDLATDMKQVVKPELTGPLGARLFDKAVMYKSTTTAEPVYLEFPEFKGCSRRDYWLDICLEILRAHRFNRKYSLKGNQQSEVLARAILGIFQFHAVREAFRIALSNYKALLCFNLAESLPGGDMIIETLASQIALITPSAGQQEVSVSPNANRQPIFPVAFLTLIRLRIVSPKEGEVNVEATYPAGNLHVGVANPLEAVVKQLEQNTGKAEAAQATVDQVKVEGIDTNVAVMKFVCRSCSSQLLRYIAGLNVWLPGTIPTSH; encoded by the exons ATGGACAAGGAGAATGCAGAACCGGCGGCAAAGAACGACAGTCTCTGGAATTTGAAATCAATTTTCTCAAAGAAGACCAGCGCCGCCGCTGCCGAGAACCCGCCCAACGACAATCCGCCGCTTCCTTTTCTCGCAGCTCACACCAACTCCGTTGTTTCTCGTTGCTCCAA GATTCTTGGCATATCAGCCAAAGAGTTACAGGCCCTATTCGATGTTGAGCTACCTGATAATCTTAGGCAACCTCCATCCTATGCTAGGAACTTCCTTGAATTCTGCTCGTATAAAGCACTACATTTGGCCACCACAAAACCCAATTATTTAACTGACAAGGAATTTTGCCACCTGACATTTGATATGATGGTCGCATGGGATGATCCTGGTGTTGATAGTAACCTCATAGATAAA GAAACAGCATCTTGCAGCAATCAGGACGTGGAGGGTGAAGATGGTTggtcattattttatttcaattcaacCAAAATGGCTTTTCAGGTGGTTATCACTCAAATGAGTTCAGTGTTAGTATTGACTATTAAGAAACTCATGCTACATATGTTctggaaattttttatttatgaatttgTTATATCATATTACCAGCACCATTTATGTCAATTATGTTATTGCAAACATAAGGTTGATGACAAGAAAACTGTTGGGCCAGAGGCTTTTGCTCGGATAGCTCCTGCCTGTCCAATTATTGCAGATGTAACCACGGTTCACAATCTTTTTGATGTTCTGACCAGTTCTTCAGGTTCCCGACTTCATTTTCTGAAATACGACAAATACCTTCGGAGTCTTGATAA GGTTGCAAAGTCAGCACAAAATGCATTGGGACCACAGGCCATTGCCGCTCTTTCACTTGCTGATGATGAAATTATTATAGATGTTGATGGCACAGTTCCTACACAGCCAGTTTTACAGCATATTGGCATGTCTGCATGGCCAG GGCGGTTGACATTAACAAACCATGCTCTTTACTTTGAGCCTGGCGTTGGTTTATATGACAAAGCTGTAAAATACGATCTAGCTACTGACATGAAACAAGTTGTAAAGCCTGAATTAACTGGACCACTGGGTGCTCGTCTCTTTGATAAAGCTGTTATGTACAAGTCAACAACCAC AGCAGAGCCTGTGTATCTGGAATTTCCTGAATTCAAAGGTTGCTCGAGGAGAGACTATTGGCTAGATATATGTCTGGAGATTCTACGTGCCCACAGGTTCAATAGGAAATATAGTTTAAAGGGAAATCAGCAATCAGAAGTGCTTGCTCGGGCGATTCTTGGAATTTTTCAGTTTCATGCAGTTAGAGAGGCCTTCCGCATCGCATTGTCCAACTACAAAGCATTGTTGTGTTTTAACTTGGCTGAAAGTCTTCCAGGGGGAGATATGATAATAGAAACTCTAGCGAGTCAAATTGCCCTCATAACTCCTAGTGCTGGCCAACAAGAGGTTTCTGTTTCTCCAAATGCAAATAGACAGCCCATATTCCCTGTTGCATTTCTGACGCTTATTAGACTAAGAATTGTTTCACCGAAAGAGGGAGAAGTAAATGTAGAAGCAACATATCCTGCTGGGAATCTTCATGTTGGTGTAGCAAATCCTCTAGAAGCTGTCGTGAAGCAGTTGGAACAGAACACTGGAAAGGCTGAAGCTGCTCAAGCCACTGTGGATCAAGTGAAAGTTGAAGGGATCGATACAAATGTAGCAGTGATGAAG TTTGTCTGCAGGAGTTGCTCTTCCCAGTTATTGAGATATATAGCCGGATTGAACGTCTGGCTTCCTGGAACGATCCCTACAAGTCATTGA
- the LOC121798382 gene encoding uncharacterized protein LOC121798382 isoform X6, whose product MDKENAEPAAKNDSLWNLKSIFSKKTSAAAAENPPNDNPPLPFLAAHTNSVVSRCSKILGISAKELQALFDVELPDNLRQPPSYARNFLEFCSYKALHLATTKPNYLTDKEFCHLTFDMMVAWDDPGVDSNLIDKETASCSNQDVEGEDGWSLFYFNSTKMAFQVVITQMSSVLVLTIKKLMLHMFWKFFIYEFVISYYQHHLCQLCYCKHKVDDKKTVGPEAFARIAPACPIIADVTTVHNLFDVLTSSSGSRLHFLKYDKYLRSLDKVAKSAQNALGPQAIAALSLADDEIIIDVDGTVPTQPVLQHIGMSAWPGRLTLTNHALYFEPGVGLYDKAVKYDLATDMKQVVKPELTGPLGARLFDKAVMYKSTTTAEPVYLEFPEFKGCSRRDYWLDICLEILRAHRFNRKYSLKGNQQSEVLARAILGIFQFHAVREAFRIALSNYKALLCFNLAESLPGGDMIIETLASQIALITPSAGQQEVSVSPNANRQPIFPVAFLTLIRLRIVSPKEGEVNVEATYPAGNLHVGVANPLEAVVKQLEQNTGKAEAAQATVDQVKVEGIDTNVAVMKVPLLH is encoded by the exons ATGGACAAGGAGAATGCAGAACCGGCGGCAAAGAACGACAGTCTCTGGAATTTGAAATCAATTTTCTCAAAGAAGACCAGCGCCGCCGCTGCCGAGAACCCGCCCAACGACAATCCGCCGCTTCCTTTTCTCGCAGCTCACACCAACTCCGTTGTTTCTCGTTGCTCCAA GATTCTTGGCATATCAGCCAAAGAGTTACAGGCCCTATTCGATGTTGAGCTACCTGATAATCTTAGGCAACCTCCATCCTATGCTAGGAACTTCCTTGAATTCTGCTCGTATAAAGCACTACATTTGGCCACCACAAAACCCAATTATTTAACTGACAAGGAATTTTGCCACCTGACATTTGATATGATGGTCGCATGGGATGATCCTGGTGTTGATAGTAACCTCATAGATAAA GAAACAGCATCTTGCAGCAATCAGGACGTGGAGGGTGAAGATGGTTggtcattattttatttcaattcaacCAAAATGGCTTTTCAGGTGGTTATCACTCAAATGAGTTCAGTGTTAGTATTGACTATTAAGAAACTCATGCTACATATGTTctggaaattttttatttatgaatttgTTATATCATATTACCAGCACCATTTATGTCAATTATGTTATTGCAAACATAAGGTTGATGACAAGAAAACTGTTGGGCCAGAGGCTTTTGCTCGGATAGCTCCTGCCTGTCCAATTATTGCAGATGTAACCACGGTTCACAATCTTTTTGATGTTCTGACCAGTTCTTCAGGTTCCCGACTTCATTTTCTGAAATACGACAAATACCTTCGGAGTCTTGATAA GGTTGCAAAGTCAGCACAAAATGCATTGGGACCACAGGCCATTGCCGCTCTTTCACTTGCTGATGATGAAATTATTATAGATGTTGATGGCACAGTTCCTACACAGCCAGTTTTACAGCATATTGGCATGTCTGCATGGCCAG GGCGGTTGACATTAACAAACCATGCTCTTTACTTTGAGCCTGGCGTTGGTTTATATGACAAAGCTGTAAAATACGATCTAGCTACTGACATGAAACAAGTTGTAAAGCCTGAATTAACTGGACCACTGGGTGCTCGTCTCTTTGATAAAGCTGTTATGTACAAGTCAACAACCAC AGCAGAGCCTGTGTATCTGGAATTTCCTGAATTCAAAGGTTGCTCGAGGAGAGACTATTGGCTAGATATATGTCTGGAGATTCTACGTGCCCACAGGTTCAATAGGAAATATAGTTTAAAGGGAAATCAGCAATCAGAAGTGCTTGCTCGGGCGATTCTTGGAATTTTTCAGTTTCATGCAGTTAGAGAGGCCTTCCGCATCGCATTGTCCAACTACAAAGCATTGTTGTGTTTTAACTTGGCTGAAAGTCTTCCAGGGGGAGATATGATAATAGAAACTCTAGCGAGTCAAATTGCCCTCATAACTCCTAGTGCTGGCCAACAAGAGGTTTCTGTTTCTCCAAATGCAAATAGACAGCCCATATTCCCTGTTGCATTTCTGACGCTTATTAGACTAAGAATTGTTTCACCGAAAGAGGGAGAAGTAAATGTAGAAGCAACATATCCTGCTGGGAATCTTCATGTTGGTGTAGCAAATCCTCTAGAAGCTGTCGTGAAGCAGTTGGAACAGAACACTGGAAAGGCTGAAGCTGCTCAAGCCACTGTGGATCAAGTGAAAGTTGAAGGGATCGATACAAATGTAGCAGTGATGAAGGTTCCCTTATTACATTAA
- the LOC121798382 gene encoding uncharacterized protein LOC121798382 isoform X3 has product MEYSTIYTFHKRETASCSNQDVEGEDGWSLFYFNSTKMAFQVVITQMSSVLVLTIKKLMLHMFWKFFIYEFVISYYQHHLCQLCYCKHKVDDKKTVGPEAFARIAPACPIIADVTTVHNLFDVLTSSSGSRLHFLKYDKYLRSLDKVAKSAQNALGPQAIAALSLADDEIIIDVDGTVPTQPVLQHIGMSAWPGRLTLTNHALYFEPGVGLYDKAVKYDLATDMKQVVKPELTGPLGARLFDKAVMYKSTTTAEPVYLEFPEFKGCSRRDYWLDICLEILRAHRFNRKYSLKGNQQSEVLARAILGIFQFHAVREAFRIALSNYKALLCFNLAESLPGGDMIIETLASQIALITPSAGQQEVSVSPNANRQPIFPVAFLTLIRLRIVSPKEGEVNVEATYPAGNLHVGVANPLEAVVKQLEQNTGKAEAAQATVDQVKVEGIDTNVAVMKELLFPVIEIYSRIERLASWNDPYKSLMFVVIFSYLIVRGWSKYLVPSILVFIALVMLWRKYFWRRRQLEACKIVAPPSKNAVEQLLLLQEAISQIESLIQSGNVALLKIRALLFAVAPQATDKLSVVLFAMALGLVFVPVRYVILMGFLEYFTRYMPLRREDTERGMRRLKEWWIRIPAAPVQIVKPDDKKRK; this is encoded by the exons ATGGAGTACTCCACTATTTACACTTTTCACAAGAGG GAAACAGCATCTTGCAGCAATCAGGACGTGGAGGGTGAAGATGGTTggtcattattttatttcaattcaacCAAAATGGCTTTTCAGGTGGTTATCACTCAAATGAGTTCAGTGTTAGTATTGACTATTAAGAAACTCATGCTACATATGTTctggaaattttttatttatgaatttgTTATATCATATTACCAGCACCATTTATGTCAATTATGTTATTGCAAACATAAGGTTGATGACAAGAAAACTGTTGGGCCAGAGGCTTTTGCTCGGATAGCTCCTGCCTGTCCAATTATTGCAGATGTAACCACGGTTCACAATCTTTTTGATGTTCTGACCAGTTCTTCAGGTTCCCGACTTCATTTTCTGAAATACGACAAATACCTTCGGAGTCTTGATAA GGTTGCAAAGTCAGCACAAAATGCATTGGGACCACAGGCCATTGCCGCTCTTTCACTTGCTGATGATGAAATTATTATAGATGTTGATGGCACAGTTCCTACACAGCCAGTTTTACAGCATATTGGCATGTCTGCATGGCCAG GGCGGTTGACATTAACAAACCATGCTCTTTACTTTGAGCCTGGCGTTGGTTTATATGACAAAGCTGTAAAATACGATCTAGCTACTGACATGAAACAAGTTGTAAAGCCTGAATTAACTGGACCACTGGGTGCTCGTCTCTTTGATAAAGCTGTTATGTACAAGTCAACAACCAC AGCAGAGCCTGTGTATCTGGAATTTCCTGAATTCAAAGGTTGCTCGAGGAGAGACTATTGGCTAGATATATGTCTGGAGATTCTACGTGCCCACAGGTTCAATAGGAAATATAGTTTAAAGGGAAATCAGCAATCAGAAGTGCTTGCTCGGGCGATTCTTGGAATTTTTCAGTTTCATGCAGTTAGAGAGGCCTTCCGCATCGCATTGTCCAACTACAAAGCATTGTTGTGTTTTAACTTGGCTGAAAGTCTTCCAGGGGGAGATATGATAATAGAAACTCTAGCGAGTCAAATTGCCCTCATAACTCCTAGTGCTGGCCAACAAGAGGTTTCTGTTTCTCCAAATGCAAATAGACAGCCCATATTCCCTGTTGCATTTCTGACGCTTATTAGACTAAGAATTGTTTCACCGAAAGAGGGAGAAGTAAATGTAGAAGCAACATATCCTGCTGGGAATCTTCATGTTGGTGTAGCAAATCCTCTAGAAGCTGTCGTGAAGCAGTTGGAACAGAACACTGGAAAGGCTGAAGCTGCTCAAGCCACTGTGGATCAAGTGAAAGTTGAAGGGATCGATACAAATGTAGCAGTGATGAAG GAGTTGCTCTTCCCAGTTATTGAGATATATAGCCGGATTGAACGTCTGGCTTCCTGGAACGATCCCTACAAGTCATTGATGTTTGTGGTAATATTTAGCTATTTGATAGTTAG GGGTTGGAGCAAGTACTTAGTACCATCCATTTTGGTATTTATAGCACTCGTGATGCTGTGGCGCAAATATTTTTGGAGAAGAAGACAACTGGAGGCATGCAAAATTGTAGCTCCTCCTAGTAAGAATGCAGTGGAGCAGCTGCTACTATTACAAGAAGCAATATCGCAAATTGAGTCATTAATCCAAAGTGGCAATGTCGCTCTTCTAAAAATAAGAGCACTTCTTTTTGCTGTTGCACCACAG GCGACGGATAAGCTGAGTGTGGTGTTGTTTGCAATGGCTTTGGGACTTGTATTTGTGCCAGTGAGATATGTGATCTTGATGGGTTTTCTGGAGTATTTCACGAGATATATGCCGCTGAGAAGGGAAGATACTGAAAGAGGGATGAGAAGGTTGAAGGAATGGTGGATCAGGATACCAGCAGCTCCTGTTCAGATTGTCAAGCCAGATGACAAAAAGAGGAAATGA